Sequence from the Phaeodactylum tricornutum CCAP 1055/1 chromosome 4, whole genome shotgun sequence genome:
TGTCTACTACCAATTTTACCAGCGCCCCAGGTTCCGGAAGACCCAAAGGCAAAGATGTGACTGCGGGGTTCCGTTGAGTTGACCGTCGAAGACAACATCGGTGGATCCAAGCTTAAGTCTTCAAGACCCACACCTGCTAAACGACTCGTCGCTCTAGATTCAGCAGTATGCGATGGGGAATGCATAACAAAGTCCATGTCCTGCGTCGGATCAAAACCAAGACCCAAGATCTGaacgtcatcgtcgtcctcttcttcaaggTCGTCCGTATCTTCCATGCTCTCCACCGAGCTGTCTGCCTTGTTCTTTGAGGCAGCAGCGAGTGCTGCTTGATTAGGAGCCCATTCTTTAGCCGTTGGCTTGAGAGTAGGGGATTCGTCTGCTCCGGTGACCAGCTCAATCTTGTCGTCGGCGGTAATCCATTCCACAGGTTGAGGCTGTTCGTCGTCGATAGAGAAACCATTCGACAAAGGCACTTTCTGGTGGTCGACATTGACACCATAGTTCTCTATATCAAAGCCATCATCGCCGTATCCCTCAAATGGATCGTCCCTCTTGAGCATTTGCTTTTTCATCAAGTTGGCGTAGGCTTGTGGGTTCCGAATGCGCCCTCCTGGAACGCTGTGCGAGCCGTATCCAAAATCTGCTTCACATCCATCTACACAATAATACTTCCCCTTGGCACCGCGAGCATACAGCACTCCGCAAGTGCGAGGCAACTTACGATTCGGGTTGGCCTTTGCAGATTCGGGTTTGGTAGCGAGCGTGACTTTAtttccttcctttttggttttcgGCTTGCGCGTTGACTTGGCGTTTTCTGATCCCGAATCAGATGCCTTATGtcctttcttcgtcgttcgtTCCTTACGAGGAGCTTTCACCGCTACCATACTTCCGCTTTTGGGATCGTAAAGCATCCGTGGACCGGAATCAGTGTTTCGTTCACCCCGATCACGATCTTCGTAACTCACCAGATGAATTTTTGGTTCTTGCAAAGTTGGTTCCGCTGTATCCGTGTCCGTTGCCGTCTCACGTTTCGCGTTTTCCCGTTCGGGTTCCCACAAGGTACGCGGTGGCCCCACAGTTGTCACGGACGGACGCTCGCTCGTGGTGGGCGCCAAAGCGGCTCTTTGTTGCTGTCTTTGTTCCAGTGCACGCAATCGTTCGTTGGCCGCTTCGCGTTGTGCCACAAAAcgctcttcttcttccatgcgTCGCTTTTCCGCCCGTTCCTTGGCCAATCGTGCCATAGTATTGGCCTGCAAGTCTTCTTCGCTTGATTGTTGGACACCGATGCTATCGCTTGCCACGGCAGCAGCCGCCGGTGTACCGCCGCGTCCGCCATACGCGTCCCACATAGTCGACACGGGCGGTGCGGGGTCCGTGACGTCGCGGACGGGTTCACTAGCAGCCGTGGATTTGGGGAGTGTCAATGATTCCGCCGCCAATGGTGTCACGGTGTGGTTGTCGGCGGGAGCTTCGTGCGGTTTCTGTGGCGACTTTTGCTGGTGGACGCCCCAGGCGTCCGGTGGTAGGGAGGCTTCCGCCTGCGAAGCACCAATCGCGCTGAGGAGAACATCGTGCGTGGATACTTCGTAGGACAAATGAGCCTTGGGTTTGCTGTTCGTGTGCGCTACCGGAGCAGCGGAAGCGCTCGTAGCCGGAGCCGCATCGGTGCCGGACGCTTTCGGGACGgggttgttgttattgctgttgttgttattCTTGTTGGCCAAGAGTCCGCCCCCGGATTTTTTGGTGCTCAAAAGGAGTAGACCGTTCCGGACACTGCCACGGTCTGCGGATCGGTTGACAATCGGTGGAGCCGTCGTGGCCTGCACGAGTTTGTTGAGATTCTTGCCAAACTTTTTCTTGGGAACGGCCGTGGAGCTCATCGTCGCCGAGGCGAAACGGTATGTCCGTGCGTCCCGCCGCCAAGCAATCCACGGACGGCAATCCAAAGCCCCGCAATGCCACTACAACAACGGGGCAGGGAGGAAGAATGagttggttggttggttggttggttgatTGGTTGGTCCTTTCCAACGACGTGCCGTAGAGCCCTACAGTCCAGGAGCGCTGGTGCAGTGCACGACGGAACCTGTGTCGCTCTCACGGACGGTGAGATCGAAGTGGTCGATCAAAGTTgtcgaacgaacgaacaagtAACACCACAAGGTGTGAATAATGTGTCGCCCAAGCTTATTGTAGTCACAACCTGATTGCGTACCGCAACGACGACTGTGGCAAGGGCAACGGGGGAATCGGTTGCGGTCGTCGAGGGGGGAGAAGACGCGGTACCGGGACGGGGGGGGGATGGTTTGTACCCCCGCCCAACGGTGACGCTGTAGAAACAATACCGTACAGGAATAGTACCCGGAAACGAACCGAGATTTCACAGTCCCtgggattcacagtcactccAACACCGGACGGGTTTTGCAATTATGAGTACGACAGAAAGTTGATGTTCGCATGGTGATTCGTCAGACATAGACAGTCAGAGAAACGCCAAGCTGATAAGCTTCGACGTGTCCGACACAATCGAGCTCGCAAAGGACGATCTTCCGGGTACCGCAACGCAAAACACGGGGGTGTATGTATGTACAGAGCTCGTTTGGACTcaccactactactactactactactactttTATTTAGAGAGCAGCGACAGCTAGAGTTGTGCGATCTGTTACTGTGTCGTACCTTCGCGCTCGATTCCGCTGGGACGAGACCTCGTCCGAATCAGAAGGGCGTTCGACCGAGAAAAACCCGAACTCGGAAGGATCCAGAAGACAACGGAACCCTACGAGATCACGCGACCTGAAAAACCCCGGtagctactagctagctactcACTAGCTAGTACCTCAAGAGTACCGTAGGAGTCACAGGAACACGAATGGTAAAGGAGTGCCGTACCATTCCACGGTCCGCTTTGCTTCCCGAAGACTTTTGCAGGTGTGCAAATACAAAATTGATACACGCCCTTCCCAGGCTACCGGGCGACCCTGCTGTACCATCCAACCAAATCCAAAGGGTAAACAAAACACCCACACAAACGTCCGAGAGTCCTATTTATCCATTGTCCACACTATACGCATAGTCTACCCAAGCTGTTCGCCTGTGAATGAACACAGCAATCGTCGTCTATCGACAACAATTACGACTACTGCAattactgactgtgagttctcGTTCGCCGCCATTGCGTTCCTGGCGTGggctttcttcgaaaatgAAAACATCTACCCATAAAGTATTCGGTCTGTCGACCTGGGTAGTGGCAACCTTAGCGACTCTTCCCATTCATTGGATCACTGAAAGTTTCGTTCCCTCGGCGCTACCGCTGAACCAGAAGTCGCCGTCGTTACGGAGACCATCGTTGGCATCCTTTCCGGTCTTTCCAAATCCGTTGCCAATAACAacagcgtcgtcgtcgtcgccctTGCACATGGCCGCTACCGACAAAGAACAACAACTGGATGCTGCTGCGAATACCAAGCACGCGGCAACAGCACCCAAAGGAAACGAACACTCCAACGTTGGGCACCATTCGTCTCTGTCGAACGTGGGTGGAAAGGCTCCCAAGGATTTCCATGTCGATCATGAAGCCGGGCTCAGGGTCGACGGAAGATCCTCTCCGCAGAGACacctttcgtcgtccacgactAAAGAATCCACGCTGTCGCCTCAAAATGTCACCTTTGAAGCGCAAAAACCCAAGGGTTATTCAACCTTTGATGCGTCCAGCTTATTAGCTGTTGATCCGTCCTGCATTAACATTGACACCGTGCCGCcgtcggaagaagaattcgGCCCTCCCACGGAAGAAGCCCTAAAGCGGCTCCCATTCGTATCCATGTTTCGTGGATCCGCCAACTATATTGCCAATCATCGCAATACTCTGGCCGTCTACCATATTCCCGGAGGTCTCCTCGACCAACCCGGCAACAACGTCTTTCGGGATCTCATGAACGACATTGCCCTGACCTGGCTGCTGGGTATGAAAATTGTCCTAGTTGTCGGTTGCCGGCATCAGATCGCCAAACGCGTTGCCCAACACCAGTCAGATTCATCGCTGGAGGAAAATTTACAGAGTCGCCACGGTTTGCGCGTCACGGATGAAAAAACACTGCGCATCGTCAAGGAAGAAGCTGGCTACGTTCGATTCGAAGTGGAACGGCAATTAGCACGCTCCTTGCGGATGCAGGGTGGAGGGATGGGGAATGCTCCCGGTGTCGGATCCACCGGACAAGGGTACTACGATGGCAACGTCGTTTCGGGGAATTTTTATTCGGCACAGCCGTTCGGCATTCTAGACGGAGTTGATTTCAAGTAGgtttttttggaaaagtcagATTGTATGGGAGCGCCGGTGCTTGTGATTGGACTATATGATTGATCAATTATACTAATCTTCGCTGGGGAACTTTTTGTAGGTATACAGGGTTTGTTCGCCGCGTCGAAGTGGAATGGATTCGGCAAAAGCACAACAATCGAGATATTTGTTTGATGACTACCCTAGGAGTTAGCCCATCGGGTGAAGTGTTCAACGTAAATTCGGAGGCCTTGGCCGCCTCCGTTGCTGGGGCACTCGAAGCGAGTAAAGTCATTTACTTCACCGAACAAGAAATGGAACTGCGACACACACAGCACGGTAAAAAGATCCAGAGCCTCCGCATGTCGGACGCGAACAATTTGCTTGAGTACTCGGGTGTCACTATTCACAAAAAAGGTTTTGTACAGCTTGATGATGAACTGCACGAAATGGACAAGGCTGCGTTGGACATGCTGCTCAAAATTGGATGGTCTGTCCAAGCCTTGGAGATGGGGGTGAAAAGGGCCCACATTATATCACCCAAGCATGGAGCTCTTTTGCAAGAACTGTACACGCGAGACGGTTCGGGCTTGTTGATTTCGGGCGATTTGTATGACGGTATTCGGCGAGCGAATGTCCATGATGTGGCTGCTATTCACGATTTGATCTCACCTTTGATCCAGATGGGTACCTTGATTGATCGTCCCAAATcagttttggaaaaggacgTTGAATCGTACTACGTGTTTACTCGAGACAATCACATTGTAGCCTCCGGACAACTAAAGATATTTGAGAATGGATTTGCTGAAATTGGTTGTTTGGTTGTCAATCAAGGCTACAGAAGTCGAGGACGAGGAGATGCCATGTTGGGTTACCTAGAACGGCTGTGTTTGGTAAACAGCTGCAGTTCGATCTTTGTGCTGAGCACGCAAACAATGGAATGGTTTGTTGAGCGAGGATTTGATGAAGTTGGAGTTGATCGCTTGCCACCTTCACGACAAGCAACGTATAATTA
This genomic interval carries:
- a CDS encoding predicted protein translates to MVQQGRPVAWEGRVSILYLHTCKSLREAKRTVEWSRDLVGFRCLLDPSEFGFFSVERPSDSDEVSSQRNRARSVTVGRGYKPSPPRPGTASSPPSTTATDSPVALATVVVAWHCGALDCRPWIAWRRDARTYRFASATMSSTAVPKKKFGKNLNKLVQATTAPPIVNRSADRGSVRNGLLLLSTKKSGGGLLANKNNNNSNNNNPVPKASGTDAAPATSASAAPVAHTNSKPKAHLSYEVSTHDVLLSAIGASQAEASLPPDAWGVHQQKSPQKPHEAPADNHTVTPLAAESLTLPKSTAASEPVRDVTDPAPPVSTMWDAYGGRGGTPAAAAVASDSIGVQQSSEEDLQANTMARLAKERAEKRRMEEEERFVAQREAANERLRALEQRQQQRAALAPTTSERPSVTTVGPPRTLWEPERENAKRETATDTDTAEPTLQEPKIHLVSYEDRDRGERNTDSGPRMLYDPKSGSMVAVKAPRKERTTKKGHKASDSGSENAKSTRKPKTKKEGNKVTLATKPESAKANPNRKLPRTCGVLYARGAKGKYYCVDGCEADFGYGSHSVPGGRIRNPQAYANLMKKQMLKRDDPFEGYGDDGFDIENYGVNVDHQKVPLSNGFSIDDEQPQPVEWITADDKIELVTGADESPTLKPTAKEWAPNQAALAAASKNKADSSVESMEDTDDLEEEDDDDVQILGLGFDPTQDMDFVMHSPSHTAESRATSRLAGVGLEDLSLDPPMLSSTVNSTEPRSHIFAFGSSGTWGAGKIGSRHDDDWTVPTIGSGGGLFGTDVFRSGETSSNQSSPFLTIPANSSWGSSIVRGFGGVPSNGDKSSSPAD
- a CDS encoding predicted protein; this encodes KRLPFVSMFRGSANYIANHRNTLAVYHIPGGLLDQPGNNVFRDLMNDIALTWLLGMKIVLVVGCRHQIAKRVAQHQSDSSLEENLQSRHGLRVTDEKTLRIVKEEAGYVRFEVERQLARSLRMQGGGMGNAPGVGSTGQGYYDGNVVSGNFYSAQPFGILDGVDFKYTGFVRRVEVEWIRQKHNNRDICLMTTLGVSPSGEVFNVNSEALAASVAGALEASKVIYFTEQEMELRHTQHGKKIQSLRMSDANNLLEYSGVTIHKKGFVQLDDELHEMDKAALDMLLKIGWSVQALEMGVKRAHIISPKHGALLQELYTRDGSGLLISGDLYDGIRRANVHDVAAIHDLISPLIQMGTLIDRPKSVLEKDVESYYVFTRDNHIVASGQLKIFENGFAEIGCLVVNQGYRSRGRGDAMLGYLERLCLVNSCSSIFVLSTQTMEWFVERGFDEVGVDRLPPSRQATYNYKRNSKIYM